A window of the Mesotoga prima MesG1.Ag.4.2 genome harbors these coding sequences:
- a CDS encoding formylglycine-generating enzyme family protein: MNKYEVTFDEFDAFCEATGINKPDDRGWGRGKRPVINVSWNDSTAYCNWLSEMENLPKAYDENGSFLDKDGIITSDPSRVVGYRLPTEAEWEYAARGGKLSKGFRYSGSNSADEVAWYLYNSEDELLEGPLSGEDGLKAITENNSRSHEVGTKAPNELGLYDMSGNVWEFCSDWYEAYSSSEQTNPYNDSGSFMVFRGGSWFDIENAVRVAIRSGNSRTFRYYYLGFRVCRTAF; the protein is encoded by the coding sequence ATGAACAAGTACGAGGTAACTTTCGACGAATTCGACGCATTTTGTGAAGCGACTGGCATAAACAAACCTGACGACAGAGGCTGGGGAAGGGGAAAGAGACCGGTTATCAACGTCAGCTGGAATGATTCCACAGCCTACTGCAACTGGTTGAGCGAAATGGAGAATCTCCCGAAGGCATACGATGAAAACGGCAGTTTTCTAGACAAAGACGGGATAATAACTTCAGATCCTTCCAGGGTTGTCGGCTATAGGCTGCCTACAGAGGCCGAGTGGGAGTATGCTGCACGTGGCGGAAAGTTAAGCAAGGGGTTCAGATATTCGGGAAGCAACAGCGCAGATGAGGTCGCCTGGTACTTATACAATTCTGAAGATGAGCTTCTTGAAGGCCCGCTTAGCGGCGAAGATGGCTTGAAAGCTATTACGGAAAACAACAGCAGATCTCACGAGGTCGGTACAAAAGCCCCCAACGAACTCGGACTCTATGATATGTCTGGAAATGTATGGGAGTTTTGCTCGGACTGGTATGAAGCTTACTCCAGTTCGGAACAGACGAATCCATATAATGATAGTGGTTCTTTCATGGTGTTTCGTGGTGGCAGTTGGTTTGACATCGAGAATGCCGTTCGAGTCGCTATTCGGAGCGGAAACTCGCGTACTTTCAGATATTATTATTTGGGTTTTCGGGTTTGCAGGACAGCCTTCTGA
- a CDS encoding metallophosphoesterase family protein: protein MKVFFISDTHFDHKNIIAYTSRPFPDVETMNQKLIDRWNETVAEGDLVYFLGDFCMRPKQNARRFRRLLNGSIILIKGNHDGKAAIYLEAGFLEVHKRLVIEHPERNDVKILLTHRAQPNPGADIALNIHGHIHDSALSGENYTGRYFNVSVENIGYRPVELRRLLELAGI, encoded by the coding sequence ATGAAAGTGTTCTTTATCTCCGATACACATTTTGACCACAAGAACATAATCGCCTATACCAGTCGACCCTTTCCCGATGTGGAAACCATGAATCAGAAACTAATAGACCGTTGGAACGAGACAGTCGCGGAGGGCGATCTTGTGTATTTTCTCGGTGATTTCTGCATGAGACCAAAACAGAATGCCAGGAGATTTCGTAGGCTTCTGAACGGTTCAATCATACTGATAAAGGGTAATCATGATGGAAAGGCTGCGATTTACCTTGAAGCCGGATTTCTTGAAGTTCACAAGAGGCTTGTCATTGAACATCCCGAACGAAATGATGTCAAGATTCTTCTTACTCATAGAGCTCAGCCCAATCCAGGAGCAGATATAGCCCTGAACATCCACGGACACATCCATGACTCTGCATTGTCAGGCGAGAACTATACAGGAAGGTACTTCAACGTTTCCGTAGAAAACATTGGATACAGACCTGTTGAGTTAAGAAGATTGCTGGAACTAGCAGGTATCTGA
- a CDS encoding putative immunity protein: MPRLRKMLNDLNASYIKLLMRQIETQSKTTLANWAIDYSERIILPLWLKYCPDDLRPKFALDSARLWLNGKIQFQQAKKKILRCHEAAREAESNHVAHIAARAIAQSASTIHAARHCIGLALYGALAVAYDELGTEAPWERLEIRAEQECEHMLAALCEISVVDEPNPANIDWYY; the protein is encoded by the coding sequence ATGCCGAGATTGCGAAAGATGCTCAACGATTTGAATGCTTCGTACATCAAATTGCTCATGAGACAAATCGAAACTCAGAGCAAGACGACGCTTGCAAACTGGGCCATCGATTACTCTGAGCGAATTATTCTGCCTCTATGGTTGAAGTACTGCCCGGACGACCTACGTCCCAAATTCGCGCTGGATTCTGCGAGACTATGGCTAAACGGTAAAATCCAGTTTCAGCAGGCGAAAAAGAAAATTCTCCGGTGCCATGAGGCTGCAAGAGAGGCCGAAAGTAATCATGTTGCACACATTGCGGCGAGAGCGATAGCTCAAAGCGCGTCGACTATCCATGCTGCAAGGCACTGCATAGGGCTCGCTCTATATGGCGCTCTGGCGGTCGCATACGATGAACTGGGAACAGAGGCCCCCTGGGAACGTCTTGAGATACGCGCCGAACAGGAGTGTGAACACATGCTTGCGGCACTTTGTGAAATTTCGGTTGTAGACGAACCCAATCCTGCAAACATCGATTGGTACTATTGA
- a CDS encoding DUF1905 domain-containing protein translates to MNPRVYEFDAVIRKVPDIDGAYIEFPYDIREEFGRGRVKVHVTFDGEPYDGSVVNMGMKNPDGTICYVIGIRKDIRSRIGKKPGDSVKVTVRERE, encoded by the coding sequence ATGAATCCGAGAGTCTATGAGTTTGATGCCGTTATCCGTAAGGTCCCCGACATAGACGGAGCGTATATCGAATTTCCATATGATATCAGGGAGGAGTTTGGCAGGGGGAGGGTTAAGGTCCATGTTACCTTCGACGGCGAGCCGTACGATGGAAGCGTTGTTAATATGGGAATGAAGAACCCCGACGGTACCATCTGCTACGTTATCGGCATAAGAAAGGATATAAGGTCTAGAATCGGGAAGAAGCCTGGTGACAGCGTTAAAGTCACGGTAAGGGAAAGGGAGTAG